Proteins encoded in a region of the Zea mays cultivar B73 chromosome 2, Zm-B73-REFERENCE-NAM-5.0, whole genome shotgun sequence genome:
- the LOC100275810 gene encoding uncharacterized protein LOC100275810, with the protein MVMAPQPSRALSPRLSRAPGAGHASCRCSAALAPLFGKRPAPLVVSFPRAGSGGAVASCSAVPVQESSTSTAVSKKKDGANKEATAAKPKKAAALPLPEMMQEEIIPPLKAALEAEEDVSQVQLAFENNTLEGSFIKDDVPYCFWAFFPKGDLTGPKGFALSSYSNEVSTIEPFLIDEKRVTAKYVVFWVYKRLAGQGILPVWKEEEGEDHQDAK; encoded by the exons ATGGTCATGGCGCCTCAGCCTTCGCGCGCTCTGAGTCCGAGGCTGAGCCGCGCCCCCGGCGCCGGCCACGCGTCGTGCAGGTGCTCGGCAGCGCTCGCGCCGCTCTTCGGGAAGCGCCCGGCGCCCCTCGTGGTGTCGTTCCCGCGCGCCGGCAGCGGCGGCGCCGTCGCCTCCTGCTCGGCCGTGCCGGTGCAGGAGTCGTCCACCTCCACCGCTG TTAGCAAGAAGAAGGACGGTGCCAATAAGGAGGCCACAGCGGCCAAGCCGAAGAAGGCCGCGGCGCTGCCGCTGCCGGAGATGATGCAGGAGGAGATCATCCCGCCGCTGAAGGCCGCCTTGGAGGCGGAGGAGGACGTGTCCCAGGTCCAGCTCGCCTTCGAAAACAACACG CTAGAGGGATCCTTCATAAAGGACGACGTCCCTTATTGTTTCTGGGCCTTCTTTCCAAAAGGAGACCTCACAG GACCCAAGGGCTTCGCGCTATCGTCCTACAGCAACGAGGTGAGCACCATCGAGCCGTTCCTGATCGACGAGAAGAGGGTAACGGCCAAGTACGTGGTGTTCTGGGTTTACAAGAGGCTGGCTGGGCAAGGCATCCTTCCGGTCTGGAAGGAAGAGGAGGGGGAGGATCATCAGGACGCCAAGTAG